DNA sequence from the Lycium barbarum isolate Lr01 chromosome 5, ASM1917538v2, whole genome shotgun sequence genome:
TAGATAAATTATCCTTGATGATCCAATGAAATGCGCCATGAACAAATGCCAAAGAGTTCACAACAAATACACTATCGTGAGGGCGACGAGGATGGTTATCAATTTTATAGCCACGAGGGTGGTTATCAATTTTTCTCCAAGAACCACTCTTTAGTGCAAAGATTTTACAGGGTGGGTTGGAACCATAACCCCTACTACTTTCAATCCTAAGAATCTTATAGTCATCACTAGTTGAGTCATATCCCAATCCGTAAGCGCTACCGAATGTTCGTGGAGATTCGGGATTCGGAAGTACTACTGATTCATTTGTGGAAGGGTTCCACAGCAGATAGTCATTTGGAGACCGAAGAAGAGACAAGCCATCGCCGCAGCATACTATGAAATAACCGCACGGTTTATCATTTGAAGGGCAACCAAGTTTTTGTACATCAACCAGTTGGACCGATGATACAGAAGAACAATAGAACGACATCGTACCAAGCCACTTATCATGAGAAGTCGGGCAAACTTGGCCAATAAGAAATCTTTGAAAATTTTGGTtattcttggcatgattccaatGCTTTGTTTTAAAGTAGGGTTCAGAGATTAATGACCTCCAAAATTTTGAAGCACATTTGAATCGAAGAAGCGACCGCACAGGTAACCTGCTGAGGATGTCCACAATTATTACATCTGGGAAGTGGATTTTCATGGCCTAGATAGGACAAGACAAGTGCTTTAGTAGTACACTACAATTATTTATAACGTAGTTAAAGGGGAAAAGGAATTGTAAGGGCTCATCAAAGGTCTGAAGTTTGACACCAAGAAAAATGGGAGCATTGCCCGCAGTAGTCAAAAGCacaaacaaactaaaaaggaaaccATTTAAACAAGAGAAAAACCATATGTTAGAGATATGGATATAATAAAGTAGGGATATTGATAGAGTAATAAAGCTTGAAGTCAAAATTCAGTGAAATAGAGACCTTGTAAGGCATAATTAAACTCAAATTGTAGCCTAAAATTAAAGCTCACCCGATCGGCATCCATCTTCTTTGTGCTTGTTGATGGATTCACAACTATCTTCTCTTCAATTATATTCTTTGACGGAATCACAACTATTTTCTCTTCAATTATATTCTTTGACGGAATCACAACTATCTTCTCTTCAATTATATTCCTTGACGGAATCACAACAATCTTCTCTTCAATTATATTCTTTGACGGATTCACAAGTCTATTCTCTGCAATTAAAAATTTGTGCTTTAGCCACATATAGACATACTAATTTCTAAATTAAAAGATGTCGTTACCATTTATAAAGGGAGAATACCTAAAAAGATGTAATAAACTCATCTAttctaatctttcaaaatataTAATCTATAATGAAATTTACTTTAACTAAAGAAAAATTTAATAATTGAAGTCCTTTGTCGGAGAGTtcgaaaaaaacaacaaaagctaaatataaaatataatgtTGTCCCTGGAAATCAAACCTAGCatgctagagacaattttgaacactcTGGACTGCTTGAGTTAACCTTTTGCCTTTGTTTAGgatattcaaaagttaatatatgtacataaacacagaaaagcTACTTTATATATACAATGTAACTTTTTGCCGACCCTCCCAACCCTCTAAATCCAACCCTGCCTTTGACAAGAGCTTAACTCCTGGGTAAGCTTCAATGGCCTTTTGGTTAATTGGTAGACTAACAGGTAGATATTACTCTATAGTAATAGATATATTTGCTGCAAAGAAACAAGAAAACTCTTTCTCATAAATTTCGCTTTATATATTTTTGATATATCAATACTGACATAAAGGAGGAGCAGAGTGCACACGGTTATAAACTAAAATAATAAAACTAACTTTTAGTAGAAGTAGTCTTCTTCAATGATTCTTAATCTTTATCCAACTCTTGTTCATATCCTTTCAGAATTGTACTTTCAAATTCCGACTGAAATTGATTATGATCAGAATTCCGGTGCACGCAAATTAATATTAGTAAAGTTTTTAATTAAACTTTATTCCATATGGAATTATATTTTGAAGGTTATAAAAGTCGTTTAATATTTGAAAGATATTTTGGTGAAAGCAACATCTATATGCGtgcttttataataatatagACATATTGTAAATAgaaggaagagaaaaaaaagagaCGAAATTATTCACCTTTGTGAATTTGATTGGGATGTAGTAATatattcttgttcttcttttttgATGAAGCAAGCAAAGTTCCAATAAAAGAGCAGCCTTTACATGCAAGAACAGTAAAGGTCATAATTTGTAGTACTGATTTGAAAAGCTTAGCCTTTTCTTCCATCTCTAGAGCTTACGTTTTCTCTATTTGCTCTGATTAGATACAAGAAATATGGCGAAGTCTTGTGGTTGTATGGAGAGTTATATAATCTCCGTATAAAGAATAAGGTTACTAGTGTAGTACTTATAATGCATACAAAAAGTAGTTTTATAAATTGAATAAATCACAAATTTAAATACTTTGCCGAGTACTTTTACTACTCCCCATATTATCGATCATATGTTCGATTTCTTGAAAGCCCTTATACGTCGTGAATTGTTCCCCAAGTCAAAATAACCTTTGTGTTTTTCTGTTAGTGTGATAAATTattattcaaaaaaattattaatttaattttttaaattctgTTAATTATGTTATGGTTTGCCTGATGTTTTTATCATATTGGGATTTTACTTTTTTCTTGAAGGAAAGACGAAGAGATTACCATAATTGAAATTACTTTTTTCTAAATCTTCCATATTTGAGTAATTCCTTTTTTGGAGGAAAAGTTTTAGAAAATCCTTCCTTCAATAGCATCACAATGAAGTCActaaagagtcttgtttagggggagattattctctcaataGATTTTATGTTTGTTTAGGGGGAGATTATCCTCTCAATAAGTTTTATGCTTTATATTAGATTTTCAATATGTAGGTCATTTGACTAAAACATATTATAATATTATGTTTTTTAGTATCATATTTTCTTTATACTCTGATTTATTGTCGTTCAAAGTTTACATTTATAAGTTTTCGCACGACACCCTATTATTTTGATCCCAACAAATTATACAAAAATTATTCTATAACATGCAATCTATGTTAATTAAAAAAGAAATGTTAATTCAGATAAATAACTATAACATGCAATTCGAATCTTTGGTACACACAGTGATGAAAGCTATTTGGATGAAGCTATATATGTACCAAATCAAAATTTAAAATCTGCTTTGAAACTTTAATCCAATTTGCAAGTCTGGAAACCTTTATAATAAAAAACAATATTCATGGAATTTGGAATAGATAGTTGAGGAATGCATTTCCAATAGTTATAAGAGATTCTGTATTTCCGACCACGCAATATAAC
Encoded proteins:
- the LOC132639876 gene encoding F-box protein CPR1-like produces the protein MEEKAKLFKSVLQIMTFTVLACKGCSFIGTLLASSKKKNKNILLHPNQIHKENRLVNPSKNIIEEKIVVIPSRNIIEEKIVVIPSKNIIEEKIVVIPSKNIIEEKIVVNPSTSTKKMDADRAMKIHFPDVIIVDILSRLPVRSLLRFKCASKFWRSLISEPYFKTKHWNHAKNNQNFQRFLIGQVCPTSHDKWLGTMSFYCSSVSSVQLVDVQKLGCPSNDKPCGYFIVCCGDGLSLLRSPNDYLLWNPSTNESVVLPNPESPRTFGSAYGLGYDSTSDDYKILRIESSRGYGSNPPCKIFALKSGSWRKIDNHPRGYKIDNHPRRPHDSVFVVNSLAFVHGAFHWIIKDNLSKHFIASLNISNEAYGEMPLPEGICNIYNKLRYGVSVLEGMLCAHCNYRNTEGGTFKLWVMKDYGVEESWTELFTIQETQLLSATPISICRFTDGEVLLYFNWARYTEYRTSKGPYRLLPASAASALPYRFLPGSAFIKQLFCYTESLISPKLLV